From one Microlunatus sp. Gsoil 973 genomic stretch:
- the ftsW gene encoding putative lipid II flippase FtsW: MSSTTSPTTRTRSDSRSSPPPGSSSRSTTDAATGGAAAAKPGRLDWIRVMLDKPLASFHLVLASAGMLVALGLMMVLSSSSVYAYQYEGDAYYYLKRQSVFLGVGLVGAYVVTRLSRPLLRVVGWISLFGSAGLLILTYTPLGVTINGNRNWVQLGSPSLQLQPSEFAKLAMIIWAADVLARKDKLLDQPKHLLIPFLPVTGLMILLVVFQGDAGTAVVMAGIVAGVLWIVGAPMRIFASIGVVGVVGVIGLFVTSPNRMGRLMAFLNPSADTAGTNLQATVAMRGIASGGWWGVGLGASREKWGSLPEAHTDFIFAVIGEELGLFGSLAVLGLFLVLGYAGLRIASRADDKFHRYLAAGVTSWFMVQALINLGVVLRLLPIAGVPLPLLSYGGSALMANVIAVGVLVTCARNEPAARRVLSRAPRPVRPEMTTVVDGRGGSRRRPRSGRGRR, encoded by the coding sequence GTGAGCAGCACCACCAGCCCAACCACCCGCACCCGTTCCGACAGCAGATCCTCCCCACCGCCGGGCTCCTCAAGCCGATCGACCACCGATGCGGCGACCGGTGGCGCCGCCGCCGCAAAGCCCGGCCGGCTGGACTGGATCCGAGTGATGCTGGACAAGCCGCTGGCGAGTTTTCATCTCGTCCTCGCCTCGGCAGGGATGCTGGTGGCCCTCGGGTTGATGATGGTGCTGTCCAGTTCGAGTGTGTACGCCTACCAGTACGAGGGCGACGCCTACTACTACCTGAAGCGCCAGTCGGTCTTCCTCGGCGTCGGTCTGGTCGGCGCCTATGTGGTCACCCGACTGTCCCGCCCCTTGCTGCGGGTGGTCGGCTGGATCTCACTGTTCGGCTCAGCGGGCCTGCTGATCCTGACCTACACACCGCTGGGTGTGACGATCAACGGCAACCGCAACTGGGTGCAGCTCGGTTCCCCGTCGCTGCAACTGCAGCCCTCGGAGTTCGCCAAGCTCGCCATGATCATCTGGGCCGCCGATGTGCTGGCCCGCAAGGACAAACTGCTCGACCAACCCAAGCACCTGCTGATCCCGTTCCTGCCGGTGACCGGGTTGATGATCTTGTTGGTGGTGTTCCAGGGTGACGCCGGGACCGCGGTCGTGATGGCCGGGATCGTTGCCGGCGTGTTGTGGATCGTCGGTGCGCCGATGCGCATCTTCGCCTCGATCGGCGTCGTCGGCGTCGTCGGGGTGATCGGGCTGTTCGTCACCAGCCCCAACCGGATGGGCCGGCTGATGGCCTTCCTGAACCCGTCGGCCGACACCGCCGGCACCAACCTGCAGGCGACCGTGGCGATGCGCGGCATCGCCTCGGGCGGATGGTGGGGCGTCGGCCTGGGAGCCAGCCGGGAGAAGTGGGGCAGTCTGCCCGAGGCGCATACCGACTTCATCTTCGCCGTGATCGGCGAGGAACTCGGCCTGTTCGGCAGCCTTGCCGTGCTCGGTCTGTTCCTGGTGCTCGGCTATGCGGGCCTGCGGATCGCGTCCCGGGCCGACGACAAGTTCCATCGCTATCTGGCTGCCGGGGTGACCAGCTGGTTCATGGTGCAGGCGCTGATCAACCTCGGCGTCGTGCTGCGGCTGCTGCCGATCGCCGGCGTTCCGCTCCCGCTGCTGTCCTACGGCGGATCGGCGCTGATGGCCAACGTGATCGCGGTCGGCGTCCTGGTGACCTGTGCCCGGAACGAACCCGCCGCCCGCAGGGTGCTGTCCCGTGCTCCGCGGCCGGTGCGGCCGGAGATGACCACCGTTGTCGACGGTCGCGGCGGGTCGCGGCGCAGACCCCGGTCGGGGCGCGGACGCCGATGA
- the murC gene encoding UDP-N-acetylmuramate--L-alanine ligase, translating to MDQIPDPEDLGPVHFIAIGGSGMNGIATVFAQRGIEVSGSDRQDSDYLRSLADIGVRAHIGHAAEQLGDARAVVASSAIREDNPEMVEARRRGLPVLHRSVALASLMKSGPSSSSRRVISIAGTHGKTTTTAMTAHLLTTLGADPSYVIGGVLYHPADDGIRHAKTGGHLGHGQDFVVEADESDGTFLQYPTQVAVVTNVDPDHLVNWGTPENYRAGFERFATGPTVSLLVVSADDPGAVALTERLRDIDELSIVTFGRTAGADIRIADESYPSLGSSFTLIDGGAGLNVGSDRPEGSTGASGSVRLNVPFDYNVLNAAAAYAVATRLGHDPDRVRHALAGFPGTYRRFQLVGAENGIRVFDDYSHHPTEVGNTVRAAREAIDRLGEGRVVAVMQPHLYSRTRDFWKEFGESLRPAHEAIVMDVCGDREDPIPGITGKLVAEAVPTGTANVTYEPDWDATAATVARIARPGDVVITLGCGDVTKIAPRIVSEIVGAAGTARRGE from the coding sequence ATGGACCAGATCCCCGATCCCGAGGATCTCGGGCCGGTGCACTTCATCGCGATCGGCGGCTCCGGCATGAACGGGATCGCGACCGTCTTCGCCCAACGTGGGATCGAGGTCAGCGGAAGCGACCGCCAGGATTCGGACTACCTCCGCTCCCTGGCAGACATCGGCGTCCGGGCCCACATCGGCCACGCCGCCGAGCAGTTGGGCGACGCCCGCGCCGTTGTCGCCTCCTCGGCCATCCGGGAGGACAATCCGGAGATGGTCGAGGCCCGTCGACGCGGGCTGCCGGTGCTCCATCGCAGCGTCGCGCTGGCCTCGCTGATGAAGTCCGGGCCCAGCAGCAGCAGTCGCCGGGTGATCTCCATCGCGGGCACCCACGGCAAAACGACCACGACGGCCATGACGGCCCACCTGCTGACCACACTCGGCGCCGATCCCTCGTACGTGATCGGCGGCGTCCTCTACCACCCCGCCGACGACGGCATCCGTCACGCCAAGACCGGCGGGCACCTGGGCCACGGTCAGGACTTCGTCGTCGAGGCCGACGAGTCCGACGGCACCTTCCTGCAATATCCGACCCAGGTCGCGGTGGTCACCAACGTCGATCCCGACCACCTGGTCAACTGGGGTACACCGGAGAACTACCGGGCGGGGTTCGAGCGGTTCGCCACGGGACCGACCGTCAGCCTGCTCGTGGTCAGCGCGGACGATCCCGGGGCGGTGGCGCTGACCGAGAGACTGCGGGACATCGACGAACTCTCGATCGTCACCTTCGGCCGCACCGCCGGTGCCGACATCAGGATCGCCGACGAGTCGTACCCCTCGCTGGGATCGTCCTTCACGCTGATCGACGGCGGTGCCGGCCTGAACGTCGGCTCGGACAGACCCGAAGGGTCAACCGGAGCTTCAGGGTCGGTGCGGTTGAACGTCCCCTTCGACTACAACGTGCTGAACGCAGCCGCGGCGTACGCGGTGGCGACTCGGCTCGGGCACGATCCGGACCGCGTCCGGCACGCCCTGGCCGGGTTCCCGGGCACCTACCGCCGCTTCCAACTGGTCGGCGCCGAGAACGGCATCCGGGTCTTCGACGACTACTCCCACCACCCGACCGAGGTGGGCAACACCGTACGCGCCGCACGCGAGGCCATCGACCGACTCGGCGAGGGTCGCGTGGTGGCGGTCATGCAACCGCACCTCTACTCCCGCACCCGGGACTTCTGGAAGGAGTTCGGGGAGTCGCTGCGGCCGGCGCACGAGGCGATCGTGATGGACGTCTGCGGCGACCGGGAGGATCCCATCCCGGGCATCACCGGAAAGCTCGTCGCCGAGGCCGTACCAACCGGGACCGCCAACGTGACCTACGAACCCGACTGGGACGCCACCGCCGCGACCGTGGCGCGCATCGCCCGGCCCGGCGACGTGGTGATCACCCTGGGCTGTGGCGACGTCACCAAGATCGCGCCAAGGATCGTCTCGGAGATCGTTGGGGCCGCCGGCACCGCGAGGCGGGGGGAGTGA
- a CDS encoding cell division protein FtsQ/DivIB has protein sequence MAISPAEVRTDGDAEETVLLDWRRRRNRRRLVLRLAIPLLLLALVAAGIYLVGFSSVLAVRSVRITGEKYLTQEQVAQVAAVPYGAPLARTDVRAIQQRVADIRQVETAEVGRSWPNTITIAVVERKAVYAVDEGSSVLLVDRFGVGFRSAPSAGSLPKAKVPAGNRQLLKAVGIVVAALPHSLQQKVDRIEANSRDSITLRLADGDVVFWGSEEQSALKATVLVPLLKEHGSRYDVSAPGNPAIR, from the coding sequence ATGGCGATCAGTCCAGCGGAGGTGCGGACCGACGGCGACGCCGAGGAGACGGTGCTGCTGGACTGGCGCCGCCGCCGCAACCGTCGCCGGTTGGTGTTGCGGCTGGCGATTCCGTTGCTGCTGCTGGCTCTGGTCGCCGCGGGCATCTACCTGGTCGGCTTCTCATCGGTGCTGGCTGTGAGATCGGTACGCATCACCGGGGAGAAGTACCTGACCCAGGAGCAGGTCGCGCAGGTGGCCGCCGTCCCGTACGGCGCCCCGCTGGCCCGGACCGACGTCCGCGCGATCCAGCAGCGGGTGGCCGACATCAGACAGGTGGAGACGGCCGAGGTCGGGCGCAGCTGGCCGAACACGATCACCATCGCGGTGGTGGAGCGGAAGGCCGTCTATGCCGTCGACGAGGGATCGTCGGTCTTGCTGGTCGACCGGTTCGGCGTCGGCTTCCGCAGCGCGCCCTCGGCCGGCTCATTGCCGAAGGCGAAGGTCCCGGCCGGGAACCGGCAACTGCTGAAGGCGGTCGGCATCGTCGTCGCCGCGCTGCCGCATTCCCTGCAGCAGAAGGTGGACCGGATCGAGGCCAACAGCCGGGACTCGATCACCCTGCGGTTGGCCGACGGCGACGTGGTGTTCTGGGGTAGCGAGGAACAGTCCGCGCTGAAGGCCACAGTGTTGGTGCCGCTGCTGAAGGAACACGGCAGCCGCTACGACGTCTCCGCCCCCGGCAACCCCGCCATCCGCTGA
- the ftsZ gene encoding cell division protein FtsZ: MVTASQNYLAIIKVVGVGGGGVNAVNRMIEAGLRGVEFIAVNTDAQALLMSDADVKLDIGRELTRGLGAGADPDKGRQAAEDHSDEIEEALKGADMVFVTAGEGGGTGTGGAPVVARIARSLGALTIGVVTRPFSFEGRRRAVQADDGIANLREEVDTLIVIPNDKLLAMTDHQLAILDAFKQADQVLMQGVSGITDLITTPGLINLDFADVKSVMSNAGSALMGIGSARGEDRARAAAELAVSSPLLEESIDGARGVLLSIAGGSDLGLFEVSAAADLIQSAAHEEANIIFGTVIDDALGDEVRVTVIAAGFEDGHPPRRQPGVTRQPAVRPGVPNYQQAGPAGASSAGSAGTASRPTAAPKPQTSVPTPAGNAESRSGQNGGNGAQSPRTGQGTQGPGDGNRPSPFGPPAGAGVGSRTGGKSDDEDDDDLDIPDFLK; the protein is encoded by the coding sequence GTGGTCACTGCATCACAGAACTATCTGGCGATCATCAAGGTGGTCGGCGTCGGTGGCGGCGGCGTCAATGCCGTCAACCGGATGATCGAGGCCGGCCTGCGGGGTGTGGAATTCATCGCCGTCAACACCGACGCGCAGGCGTTGCTGATGAGCGACGCCGATGTGAAACTTGACATCGGTCGGGAACTCACCCGCGGTCTCGGCGCCGGCGCGGATCCGGACAAGGGCCGGCAGGCCGCCGAAGATCATTCCGATGAGATCGAGGAAGCGCTGAAGGGCGCCGACATGGTCTTCGTCACCGCCGGTGAGGGTGGTGGCACCGGTACCGGCGGCGCGCCCGTGGTGGCACGTATCGCCCGGTCGCTCGGGGCACTGACCATCGGCGTGGTCACCCGGCCGTTCAGCTTCGAGGGACGGCGCCGGGCGGTACAGGCCGACGACGGCATCGCCAACCTCCGTGAGGAGGTCGACACCCTGATCGTCATCCCCAACGACAAGTTGCTGGCGATGACCGATCACCAGTTGGCGATCCTCGACGCCTTCAAGCAGGCCGACCAGGTGCTGATGCAGGGCGTCTCCGGCATCACCGACCTGATCACGACACCGGGTCTGATCAACCTCGACTTCGCCGACGTCAAGTCGGTGATGTCGAACGCCGGATCGGCGTTGATGGGCATCGGCTCCGCGCGTGGCGAGGACCGCGCACGCGCTGCCGCCGAGCTGGCCGTCTCCTCCCCGCTGCTGGAGGAGAGCATCGACGGCGCTCGCGGCGTGCTGTTGTCGATCGCCGGTGGCTCAGACCTCGGCCTGTTCGAGGTCTCCGCGGCAGCCGACCTGATCCAGTCCGCTGCTCATGAAGAGGCCAACATCATCTTCGGCACGGTGATCGACGACGCCCTGGGCGACGAGGTCCGCGTCACGGTGATCGCCGCCGGTTTCGAGGACGGTCACCCGCCGCGCCGCCAGCCCGGCGTGACCCGGCAGCCGGCGGTGCGTCCGGGCGTACCGAACTACCAGCAGGCCGGCCCGGCCGGGGCGTCCTCGGCAGGTTCCGCCGGTACGGCGTCGCGCCCGACGGCAGCACCCAAACCGCAGACCAGCGTTCCCACGCCGGCCGGCAACGCCGAGTCCCGGTCCGGGCAGAACGGCGGCAACGGTGCACAGAGCCCGCGTACCGGCCAGGGCACCCAGGGCCCGGGTGACGGCAACCGACCCAGCCCGTTCGGCCCACCGGCCGGTGCCGGCGTCGGCAGCCGGACCGGCGGCAAGTCCGACGACGAGGACGACGACGACCTCGACATCCCCGACTTCCTCAAGTAG
- a CDS encoding cell division protein SepF codes for MPDRLKRAAAWLGLVTDDRYPEYDDTEPTEGVSREELLAEAEKHNRPAVTPATSRPADREKVTSLETRRPSAQPAAARTATATAVAVEERPAEVERADLSRIVTVHPRSFNDARTIGEHFRDGVPVIMNLSQMENADAKRLVDFAAGLILGLRGNIERVTSKVFLLSPQNVTVAAEDKERIAGGFFNQS; via the coding sequence ATGCCGGATAGGTTGAAGCGGGCCGCTGCGTGGCTCGGGCTGGTCACCGATGACCGTTACCCGGAGTACGACGACACCGAGCCGACCGAGGGTGTCTCCCGCGAAGAGCTCCTGGCCGAGGCCGAGAAGCACAACAGGCCTGCCGTGACACCGGCGACCAGCCGTCCTGCCGACCGGGAGAAGGTCACCTCATTGGAGACCCGGCGCCCGTCCGCCCAGCCGGCTGCCGCGAGAACCGCGACCGCGACGGCGGTCGCTGTGGAGGAGAGACCTGCCGAAGTGGAGAGGGCCGATTTGTCCCGGATCGTCACCGTGCATCCGCGAAGCTTCAACGATGCCCGGACGATCGGTGAGCACTTCCGTGACGGAGTGCCGGTGATCATGAACCTGTCGCAGATGGAGAACGCCGACGCCAAACGGCTGGTCGACTTCGCGGCTGGTCTGATCCTTGGCCTGCGTGGCAATATCGAGCGTGTCACCAGCAAGGTGTTCCTGCTCTCACCGCAGAACGTGACGGTAGCTGCAGAGGACAAGGAACGCATCGCTGGCGGGTTCTTCAACCAGAGCTAG
- a CDS encoding YggT family protein produces MLPIVGYIIEWILWLFLLLLIARMILSWVPVLVRDWQPRGAMLVVAEVIYTVTDPPLRFLRKFLRPVRLGSVMLDIAFMGLWLAVIILMRVNTMVFIIPR; encoded by the coding sequence ATGTTGCCGATCGTCGGATACATCATCGAATGGATCCTTTGGCTGTTCCTGTTGTTGTTGATCGCGCGGATGATCCTTTCCTGGGTTCCGGTCCTCGTCCGGGACTGGCAGCCGCGCGGGGCGATGCTGGTGGTCGCCGAGGTGATCTACACCGTGACCGATCCGCCGCTGCGTTTCCTGCGCAAGTTCCTGCGTCCGGTCCGGCTCGGCAGCGTGATGCTGGACATCGCCTTCATGGGCCTCTGGCTGGCGGTGATCATCCTGATGCGGGTGAACACCATGGTGTTCATCATTCCGCGCTGA
- a CDS encoding DivIVA domain-containing protein — translation MSLTLDEVRNIKFRMAKRSGYEVLDVDEFVDQVEASFEQLLEENANLKRQVESLKSTGGATQEPPTQPQPVAEQAPAPQPTADSESKGERIVVTTSSEASAAVVRLVQMSTEQAENLVVEAEEEAGRIKSEAERTAKQLTTDASTRAERVESEARVNAERIRAEAQSNADRVNQDADSKRREMFGELEKQRDQLAASVAELRKFEADFRQNLTNELRGHIDHLSSGKAEPATAPAILDELGARNGSEPEGQGEANQASGQAANQPTSDTPRLDALLGEQS, via the coding sequence ATGTCGCTGACGCTGGACGAGGTTCGGAACATCAAGTTCCGGATGGCCAAGAGATCCGGCTACGAGGTACTGGACGTCGATGAGTTCGTCGACCAGGTCGAGGCGTCTTTCGAGCAGTTGCTGGAGGAGAACGCCAACCTGAAGCGCCAGGTCGAGTCGTTGAAGTCGACAGGCGGAGCCACTCAGGAGCCGCCGACCCAGCCGCAGCCGGTGGCCGAGCAGGCCCCGGCGCCGCAGCCGACCGCGGACTCGGAGTCCAAGGGCGAGCGCATCGTGGTCACCACTAGCAGTGAGGCAAGCGCCGCGGTCGTCCGGCTGGTGCAGATGTCCACCGAGCAGGCGGAGAATCTGGTCGTCGAGGCCGAGGAGGAGGCGGGCCGGATCAAGAGCGAGGCCGAGCGCACGGCCAAGCAGCTCACCACCGACGCCAGCACCCGCGCGGAACGGGTCGAGAGCGAGGCACGGGTCAACGCCGAGCGGATCCGCGCCGAGGCGCAGAGCAACGCCGACCGGGTGAACCAGGACGCCGACTCCAAGCGCCGGGAGATGTTCGGCGAGTTGGAGAAGCAGCGCGACCAGCTGGCCGCTTCGGTGGCGGAGCTGCGCAAGTTCGAAGCGGACTTCCGGCAGAACCTGACCAACGAGCTCCGGGGACACATCGACCATCTGTCCTCGGGCAAGGCCGAGCCGGCAACCGCTCCGGCGATCCTCGACGAGCTGGGCGCTCGCAACGGCAGCGAGCCGGAGGGACAGGGCGAGGCGAACCAGGCGAGCGGCCAAGCGGCCAACCAGCCGACCAGCGATACGCCGCGGTTGGACGCCCTGCTGGGCGAGCAGTCCTGA
- a CDS encoding TraR/DksA C4-type zinc finger protein, producing the protein MRPGDLPIRDGEEPWTKEEVAEVREELESELVRLAGQIEMSEAELVGLLRDGSEGAGRDPADVGSTNFERDHEMSLANNARELLDQTRSALLHIARGTYGICDTCGRPIGKGRLLAFPRATLCVECKQREERR; encoded by the coding sequence ATCCGTCCGGGGGATCTCCCGATCCGCGACGGTGAAGAACCGTGGACCAAGGAAGAGGTAGCCGAGGTCCGGGAAGAGTTGGAGTCCGAACTGGTCCGGCTCGCCGGACAGATCGAGATGTCCGAGGCCGAACTGGTCGGCCTGCTTCGCGACGGCAGCGAAGGCGCCGGCCGGGATCCTGCGGATGTCGGTTCGACCAACTTCGAACGCGATCATGAAATGTCGTTGGCCAACAACGCCCGCGAACTGCTCGACCAGACCCGTTCTGCATTGCTGCACATCGCTCGCGGCACGTACGGCATCTGTGACACCTGCGGACGTCCGATCGGCAAGGGTCGGCTGCTCGCGTTCCCGCGTGCCACACTGTGTGTGGAATGCAAACAACGCGAGGAACGTCGATAA
- the lspA gene encoding signal peptidase II: protein MAVAAAGLALDLITKQLASSRLDPYNPVVLFGGLLRLQLIRNSGAAFSLGAGYTPVFAALAAAALLFVIIVLLPRLAHTGWAVALGFLMAGVAGNLVDRIFREPGVFRGHVVDFLQLPHWAIFNVADMCVCAAAALIVILAVFKNISVGGEHYARRTGDDRAAGAERSKP, encoded by the coding sequence GTGGCTGTCGCTGCTGCCGGCCTGGCGCTCGACCTGATCACCAAACAGCTGGCATCGAGCCGGCTCGACCCGTACAACCCGGTCGTGCTCTTCGGCGGGCTGCTGCGGCTGCAGCTGATCAGGAACTCCGGAGCGGCCTTCAGTCTGGGGGCCGGTTACACGCCGGTCTTCGCAGCGCTCGCCGCCGCCGCACTGCTCTTCGTGATCATCGTGCTGCTTCCCCGGTTGGCCCACACCGGCTGGGCGGTCGCCCTGGGCTTCCTGATGGCTGGGGTCGCCGGCAACCTGGTCGATCGGATCTTCCGTGAGCCGGGTGTCTTCCGCGGCCACGTCGTCGACTTCCTGCAGTTGCCGCACTGGGCGATCTTCAACGTCGCCGACATGTGTGTCTGTGCGGCTGCGGCCCTGATCGTGATCCTTGCCGTGTTCAAGAACATCTCGGTTGGCGGTGAACACTACGCTCGCCGGACGGGCGACGACCGAGCCGCCGGAGCAGAACGGAGCAAGCCGTGA